A DNA window from Anastrepha ludens isolate Willacy chromosome 6, idAnaLude1.1, whole genome shotgun sequence contains the following coding sequences:
- the LOC128867304 gene encoding uncharacterized protein LOC128867304 — MFHHAVSLIDTQSAAEVEDIILRPSTSTPYTSLKTALIERLTKSKDVKLLQLLDGEEIGDRTPSQFFRHLRSLFPDVSDNVIKARWQSQLSPETRACLAAQPDASLEDLSRLADKIHEVIPNVARSISYISEEQSLRSEIAEIRKQLQTFRISNSRSRQHSPQPRGRRSSSHSRVRLSTDGQCFYHRKFGANARRCLPGCKFAKKRERGSIKATALLGHNFSWTQALTYPFSLVRELRQT, encoded by the exons ATGTTCCACCATGCAGTATCATTGATCGATACGCAATCAGCGGCGGAGGTAGAAGATATAATACTACGTCCTTCTACATCAACACCGTACACCTCGTTGAAGACGGCCCTAATCGAGCGTCTTACGAAGTCAAAAGACGTTAAGCTCCTACAACTTTTAGATGGTGAGGAAATTGGTGACCGCACcccgtcacaattttttcgtcACCTTCGTAGTCTTTTTCCGGACGTTTCAGACAACGTTATTAAAGCAAGATGGCAGTCCCAACTTTCACCGGAAACACGCGCCTGCCTGGCAGCACAGCCCGACGCCTCACTAGAAGATCTCAGTCGCCTAGCTGACAAAATTCACGAGGTAATTCCAAACGTCGCTCGCTCCATTTCCTACATTTCCGAAGAGCAGTCACTACGCTCCGAAATAGCAGAAATACGTAAGCAATTACAAACGTTCCGTATAAGCAACTCACGTAGTAGGCAACATAGTCCACAACCTCGTGGCAGACGTAGCTCGTCACACAGTCGCGTGCGTTTGTCGACAGACGGCCAATGTTTTTATCACCGAAAATTTGGCGCTAATGCTCGACGATGCCTACCAGGttgcaaatttgcaaaaaaacgcGAAAGAGGGTCTATAAAGGCG ACCGCGCTTCTGGGACACAATTTCTCGTGGACACAGGCGCTGACTTATCCGTTTTCCCTCGTTCGCGAATTAAGACAAACGTAA